The following proteins come from a genomic window of Tenebrio molitor chromosome 9, icTenMoli1.1, whole genome shotgun sequence:
- the unc-104 gene encoding kinesin-like protein unc-104 isoform X10 — protein MFPFVLGKQIPIMSSVKVAVRVRPFNNREISRECKCIIKMGGNTTTIINPKADPKEPLKSFNFDYSYWSHDEDDPEFSSQLVVYKDIGEEMLQHSFDGYNVCIFAYGQTGAGKSYTMMGKQEDGQEGIIPQICKDLFNRIHTNDNTDIKYSVEVSYMEIYCERVRDLLNPKNKGNLRVREHPLLGPYVEDLSKLAVTSYEDIHDLIDEGNKARTVAATNMNETSSRSHAVFTIFFTQQRYDQTTALCTEKVSKISLVDLAGSERADSTGAKGTRLKEGANINKSLTTLGKVISALAEIASKSKKSKKADFIPYRDSVLTWLLRENLGGNSKTAMIAAISPADINYDETLSTLRYADRAKQIVCKAVVNEDANAKLIRELKEEIQKLRELLKAEGIEVHEGAEDNIVARNNKENNERVRTTSTTIAEEAVDQLQASEKLIAELNETWEEKLKRTEAIRIQREAVFAEMGVAVKEDGITVGVFSPKCTPHLVNLNEDPFMSECLIYYTKDGITRVGSAEANIPQDIQLVGSHIKSEHCIFENKDGKVTLIPSTGALIYVNGREITEPVVLKTGSRVILGKNHVFRFTHPDEAREMREKNTTPVETVDWNFAQIELLEKQGVDLKAEMEKRLLTLEEQYRKEKETADQLFEEQRKNYEARIDALQKQVEEQSMTMSMYSSYTPEDFNNDEDIFECNWTEKEYELAANAWRKWKHHQFTSLRDDLWGNAIFLKEANAISVELKKKVQFQFTLLTETLYSPLPPDLRPVIDYDQDEDATQPKTIVAVEVQDTKNGATHYWSLDKLRQRLELMREMYHNEAEMSPTSPDYNVESLTGGDPFYDRFPWFRMVGRGFVYLSNLLYPVTLIHKVAIVSEKGDVRGYLRVAVQAVMDEDNSDQVGVRQSARIAFETPKAVIEHKNSHNMDERIIEGQNGIDPIKLDELIECDADSGRGDSSVSSDLKEDEIPDHLAIGKEFTFRVTVLQAVGISTEYADIFCQFNFLHRHDEAFSTEPVKNSGKGTPLGFYHVQNITVSTTKSFIDYIKTQPIVFEVFGHYQQHPLHKDAKLEGSVRQPPRRMLPPSIPISQPVRSSKFGALPSPCTAHIHAKVDVLVWFEICELAPSGEYVPVVVEHSDDLPCRGLFLLHQGIQRRIRITIVHDQAAEIKWRDVKELVVGRIRNSPESDEDEDNDNSVLSLGLFPGEYLEVPGDDRVMFRFEAAWDSSLHNSPLLNRVTSGREQIFMTISAYLELENCGRPAIITKDLSMVIYGRTGPSSFKRLFSGNYRNDEANRLSGVYELLLRRASEAGVQRRQRRVLDTSSTYVRGEENLHGWRPRGDSLIFDHQWELEKLTRLEEVEWMRHTLLLRERLGYDRSINHNKYHVEYTKSEKEVCNMVAKNNNLNNAVQNNDFYEYTDREKQLLIKCIRLIQGKGRDSVSGMKDNEVASPSEEMTEMSTSMLSSMMSNASIELCSPERAALPGECAPFPPVPVSPPGPRDPELVLYVPDMEEIRISPVVARKGYLNVLEHKTKGWKKRWVSVRRPYVFIFRDEKDPVERALINLGTAQVEYSEDQLAMVRLPNTFSVVSKHRGYLLQTLHEKEVHDWLYAINPLLAGQIRSKSARRNPQSRQENCDSVGSVACK, from the exons ATGTTTCCCTTTG TTTTAGGGAAACAAATTCCGATCATGTCGTCGGTAAAAGTAGCAGTACGGGTCCGGCCCTTCAACAACAGAGAAATATCACGAGAATGCAAATGTATAATAAAGATGGGTGGCAACACCACCA CCATCATCAACCCGAAAGCAGACCCTAAAGAGCCCCTCAAGAGCTTCAACTTTGACTATTCTTACTGGTCCCATGAC GAAGACGATCCCGAATTCTCCTCACAACTTGTCGTCTACAAAGACATCGGCGAGGAGATGCTGCAGCACTCCTTCGACGGCTACAATGTCTGCATCTTCGCCTACGGCCAAACCGGAGCGGGCAAGTCCTACACGATGATGGGCAAACAAGAAGACGGACAAGAAGGCATCATCCCCCAAATCTGCAAGGACCTATTCAACAGAATACACACTAACGATAACACCGACATCAAGTATTCAGTGGAAGTAAGCTACATGGAGATCTACTGCGAGAGGGTGCGAGACTTGCTCAACCCCAAGAACAAAGGGAACTTGAGGGTCCGCGAGCACCCCCTCCTGGGGCCATACGTCGAGGATCTGAGCAAGCTGGCGGTGACCAGCTACGAGGACATTCACGACCTCATCGACGAAGGCAACAAGGCCCGCACCGTCGCCGCCACCAACATGAACGAAACCAGTTCGAGGTCGCACGCCGTGTTTACTATTTTCTTCACGCAGCAGCGATACGATCAGACCACCGCGTTGTGCACGGAGAAGGTGTCGAAGATCTCGCTGGTCGACCTTGCCGGCTCCGAGAGGGCCGACTCCACGGGTGCCAAGGGAACGAGGCTGAAGGAGGGCGCCAACATCAACAAGAGTCTCACCACTTTGGGGAAAGTCATATCGGCCCTCGCTGAAATC GCCTCCAAGAGCAAGAAATCGAAAAAGGCCGACTTCATACCTTACCGAGACTCGGTCCTCACCTGGCTGCTCCGCGAGAACCTCGGGGGCAACAGCAAGACCGCCATGATCGCCGCCATCTCCCCCGCCGACATCAATTACGACGAGACCCTTTCCACCCTCAG GTACGCCGACAGGGCGAAACAGATCGTGTGCAAGGCCGTCGTCAACGAGGACGCCAACGCGAAACTCATCCGCGAGCTCAAGGAGGAGATCCAGAAGCTGCGCGAACTCCTCAAGGCCGAAGGGATCGAAGTGCACGAGG GAGCGGAGGATAACATCGTCGCCCGCAACAACAAGGAGAACAACGAGAGGGTGAGGACGACGTCGACGACGATAGCCGAGGAGGCGGTCGACCAATTGCAAGCCAGCGAGAAGCTGATAGCCG AACTGAACGAGACGTGGGAGGAGAAGCTGAAACGCACCGAGGCCATCAGGATACAACGCGAGGCCGTCTTCGCCGAGATGGGGGTGGCCGTGAAGGAGGACGGCATCACGGTGGGGGTGTTCTCCCCCAAGTGCACGCCCCACTTGGTCAACTTGAACGAGGACCCGTTCATGTCGGAGTGCTTGATTTATTACACGAAGGACGGCATCACGAGGGTGGGATCCGCGGAGGCCAACATTCCGCAGGACATTCAGCTGGTCGGCTCCCACATCAAATCGGAGCACTGCATCTTCGAGAACAAAGACGGCAAAGTTACGCTGATACCGTCGACTGGGGCCCTAATTTATGTTAATGGACGGGAG ATCACGGAACCCGTGGTCCTCAAGACCGGCTCTAGAGTAATCCTCGGCAAGAACCACGTGTTCCGTTTCACTCATCCAGACGAAGCGAGAGAAATGCGCGAGAAGAACACCACCCCCGTCGAAACCGTCGACTGGAACTTCGCACAGATCGAGCTCCTGGAGAAGCAAGGCGTCGATCTCAAAGCCGAAATGGAGAAGCGTCTCCTCACCCTGGAAGAACAATACCGCAAAGAGAAAGAAACCGCCGACCAACTGTTCGAAGAACAGAGAAAG AACTACGAGGCCAGAATCGACGCCCTGCAGAAACAGGTGGAAGAGCAGAGCATGACGATGTCGATGTACAGTTCCTACACTCCCGAAGACTTCAACAATGACGAAGACATTTTCG AGTGCAATTGGACCGAGAAAGAGTACGAGCTGGCGGCCAACGCCTGGAGGAAGTGGAAGCATCACCAGTTCACGTCGTTACGCGACGATCTGTGGGGCAACGCCATCTTCCTCAAAGAGGCGAATGCCATATCCGTCGAACTCAAGAAGAAG GTCCAGTTCCAGTTCACTTTGCTCACCGAAACCTTGTACTCTCCCCTGCCGCCCGACCTGCGCCCCGTCATCGACTACGACCAAGACGAGGACGCCACCCAACCCAAGACCATCGTCGCCGTCGAGGTCCAGGACACTAAGAACGGCGCCACTCACTACTGGTCGCTGGACAAGTTGCG ACAAAGACTCGAACTGATGCGCGAGATGTACCACAACGAGGCCGAGATGTCTCCCACGTCTCCCGATTACAATGTGGAGTCGCTGACCGGGGGCGACCCCTTCTACGACCGCTTCCCCTGGTTCAGGATGGTGGGTCGCGGGTTCGTCTACTTGAGCAACCTCCTCTACCCCGTCACGCTCATCCACAAAGTGGCGATCGTGAGCGAAAAGGGTGACGTCAGGGGGTACCTGAGGGTGGCAGTTCAAGCTGTCATGGACGAGGACAATTCCGATCAAGTGGGCGTCCGACAGAGTGCCAGGATAGCCTTCGAAACGCCTAAAG CCGTTATCGAACACAAAAACAGCCACAACATGGACGAACGTATTATCGAAGGTCAGAACGGTATTGATCCCATTAAGCTCGATGAACTTATTGAGTGTGATGCAGATTCGGGTCGTGGAGACAGTTCGGTGTCTTCAGATTTGAAAGAGGACGAAATTCCCGATCATTTAGCGATAGGAAAAGAGTTTACTTTCAGAGTGACAGTGCTGCAAGCAGTGGGCATTTCGACGGAGTACGCCGACATTTTCTGCCAGTTTAA CTTTTTGCACAGACACGACGAAGCCTTCTCCACGGAGCCAGTCAAGAACTCCGGAAAAGGCACCCCTCTCGGGTTCTACCATGTACAAAAC ATAACTGTATCCACAACCAAATCATTCATCGACTACATCAAGACCCAGCCTATCGTATTCGAAGTCTTCGGCCACTACCAACAGCACCCGCTCCACAAAGACGCCAAACTGGAAGGCAGCGTCCGACAGCCACCTCGCCGCATGCTCCCACCCTCCATTCCCATATCCCAGCCGGTCAGGTCTAGCAAATTCGGCGCACTTCCCTCCCCTTGTACCGCTCACATCCACGCCAAAGTCGACGTCCTGGTCTGGTTCGAGATTTGCGAGTTGGCCCCCAGCGGCGAGTACGTCCCCGTGGTGGTGGAGCACAGCGACGACCTGCCCTGCAGAGGGTTGTTCCTGCTGCACCAGGGCATCCAGAGACGGATCAGGATCACCATAGTTCACGATCAAGCCGCCGAAATCAAGTGGAGGGACGTGAAGGAGTTGGTGGTGGGGAGGATCAGGAACAGTCCGGAGTCGGACGAAGACGAGGATAATGATAACTCAGTTTTGTCCTTGGGACTGTTCCCAGGGGAGTATCTGGAGGTTCCCGGAGATGACAGAGTCATGTTCCGTTTCGAAGCCGCATGGGACAGTTCCCTGCACAATTCGCCGCTGTTGAACAGAGTCACGTCAGGGAGAGAACAAATCTTCATGACGATTTCAGCATATCTGGAG TTGGAAAATTGTGGCCGCCCCGCCATCATAACCAAAGATCTGAGCATGGTGATCTACGGCAGGACCGGCCCCAGCTCATTCAAACGTCTCTTCTCCGGGAATTACCGCAACGACGAAGCCAACAGACTGTCGGGAGTGTACGAATTGCTCTTGCGGCGAGCCAGCGAAGCAG GGGTGCAGCGACGCCAGCGCCGCGTCCTCGACACCAGCTCCACTTACGTCCGCGGTGAGGAGAACCTCCACGGTTGGCGCCCCAGAGGCGACTCGTTGATCTTCGACCACCAGTGGGAGCTCGAGAAGCTGACGCGTCTCGAGGAGGTGGAGTGGATGCGTCACACTCTCCTCCTGCGCGAACGTTTGGGTTACGACAGGTCGATCAATCACAACAAGTACCACGTGGAGTATACCAAGAGCGAGAAGGAAGTGTGCAATATGGTGGCCAAGAACAACAATCTGAACAACGCCGTTCAGAATAACGATTTCTACGAGTACACCGACAGGGAGAAGCAGTTGCTGATAAAGTGCATACGGTTGATCCAGGGGAAGGGTCGCGACAGCGTCTCGGGGATGAAAGATAACGAGGTGGCGAGCCCCTCGGAGGAGATGACGGAGATGAGCACCAGCATGTTGTCGAGCATGATGTCCAACGCATCGATAGAGTTGTGTTCACCGGAGAGGGCGGCTCTGCCGGGTGAATGTGCTCCCTTCCCACCGGTTCCGGTGTCGCCTCCGGGACCGAGGGATCCGGAGTTGGTGCTGTACGTGCCCGATATGGAGGAGATCAGGATTTCGCCGGTGGTTGCCAGGAAAGGATATCTGAACGTTTTGGAGCACAAGACGAAGGGATGGAAGAAGCGATGGGTG